TTCCCGCAACGGGCGGTATTCTTCTGAGCCTGGCGTGACTGCCAGCCGGGGGCAGTCCCCAATGCCTCACTCCCCGATGATTTTGACCAGCACCCGCTTGCGCCGCCGGCCGTCGAACTCGCCGTAAAAAATCCGCTCCCAAGTTCCGAAATCCATTCGCCCGCGGGTCACCGCCACCACCACCTCGCGGCCCATCACCTGACGCTTCATGTGGGCGTCGGCATTGTCCTCGCCCACATTGTGGCGGTATTGGGCCACCGGCTCGTGGGGGGCCAGCTTCTCCAGCCAAACCTCGTAGTCGTGGTGCAGGCCCGGCTCGTCGTCGTTGATGAAGACCGATGCCGTGATGTGCATGGCGTTGACCAGCGCCAAACCCTCGGAAACCCCGCTCTCATCGATGCATTTCTGGACATCGGCGGTGATGTTGATGAAGGCCCGTCGGGTGGGCACATTGAACCAGAGCTCTTTTCGGTAGCTTTTCATCCAACCATTTCCTTGCTTGTCATTTGCTTCGCACGAAAATCCATCGACTCCAGCTATCAGCGAAACCGTAGCACATCTCGTTTGGAGATTCCAGGATGGCTGGACTATCTTAGGCGGCGATCCGTCCACTATTTTGGGAGTAAAAATGTCAACCACCATATGTTGGGGTTGGCCTTTGCGTTGCTGGCGCTCTCTGAACCTGCAAGAGATAGCAGCTACCTGTAATCGAGTCATTTTTCAGGTTATGGTCCGATATCCCCAATAATTGGATCCATTCCACCTGCCTGGATGCCGCCGCCAAATACGGCCATCCCGGCAACTATATGGTGGGGGCCAACATCGCCGGGTTCGTGAAGGTGGTCAACGCCATGCTGGATCAGGGAGTCGTCTATCGGAAAACAGTGGCCGTTGCATTCATCTGAAACGGTCATTTGGCACTGTAAATTGTTATCCAAATGCCGGTTGATGCCTGCGGGCATGACCGGCGTTTTTATCTGACCATCCGGTCACGCCATTATTTCACCTAAACACGCGAAACTTGAATTGCATGGAGGTTTTATTGTAAACAAGGGCTATCTGCCGTTTTTGTGTGTGGGCCAATCACATTTGCGCTATTCTGCCAAGAAACGGAAAATTCAATCGAGGCCAAGATGAAAAGATCAATTTCGTCGTGATTTAGATGGTTGCGCGATCATTCATTATGGCATTCGTGGACTGGCATGATTGGAAATGAGCGCTCTCTATGCCACTATTGCAAACAAAGCTCTACAGGCCGCCGATACCAGCAGACCATGTGAATCGCACGCGTCTCAAGGCGCGCTTGGAGAAAAACCTCGATCGCCCCGTGGCGTTGGTCATCGCACCAGCCGGATATGGCAAAAGTACCCTGGTCAGTTACTGGCTGGAAGACTCCGCCCGACCAAGCGTCTGGCTGTCCCTTGACGAAGCGGATAACGACCTGCATCTGTTTCTTTCATACGTTATCACCGCCGTTCATTCTATATACCCTGAGGCGTTAAACGAAACCGCCGACCTGATCGACGCACCGACTCTCCCGCCAACACCGACGCTGTTAGTGACTTTCCTGAACGAGTTGGATCGAATCCCGTCCCCGTTTATCGTCGTTCTGGATGATATTCACCGCATTCAAAACCAATTGATATACGAATTTCTCAATGGCCTGCTGCAGCATCCACCACGCTCCCTGCAGCTTGTCCTGGTGGGTCGGCGCGATCCCCTGTTGCCGATTGCCACCTTGCGCGCCAAAGGGTTGCTGAGCGAGTTTCGCATGTGGGATTTGCTTTTTACGCCGGAGGAGACGTTTGAACTCCTGCAGCGGATGCTGGGGCGTCAGGGGACTCAGGCCATGGCGGCCGAATGGACGCAGAAGACCGAGGGATGGGTGACGGGCTTGCGTCTGGCGGCCCTTGCCATGCGCGGGCGAAATCTTTCCAGCCAGCAATTGCTGCAATTGCAGGGCAACACGCGATATGTGATGGATTACTTGGTCAGCGAGGTTTTGGACAAACAGCCCCCCGGCATCCGCCGCCTGCTCCTGAATACCGCCATCCTGCATCGCTTCTGCGCGCCCCTCTGCGAGGCGCTTGATTCAACCCACGGCACGACAGAAATGAATGGCATTACCGGTCAAGCCTTTATCCAGTTCTTGCGCGAGAACAACCTTTTTGTGATCCCCCTGGATACGGAAGACCGATGGTTCCGATATCATCATCTTTTCGGGGATTTTCTGGAGCGGCAGCTGCGAACCCAAAGAAAACCCGATGACGTTGTCGCGTTGAATAAAGCCGCCGGAGATTGGTTTGCGTCGCAGGGGCTGATCACAGAAGCGATTGAGCATGCCCTCGCAGCCGGGGATGCGGAGCAGGCTGCCCAGGCCGTCGAAACCCATCGTGATGAGGCGTTCATAGCGGACCGGTGGTTTGCTGTGCATCGCTGGCTGACCATGCTGCCGGCCGATATCAAACAACAACGCCCGAAGCTGCTGCTGACCGAAGCCTGGATCGCCAACCTGCAACACCAGATGGAACGCGTCCCGCTGCTCCTGCAGAAAGCGGAAGCCCTGATGGACAACCAAACAGCGGATCCGTCGCTGGCGGGCGAACTGGCTTTTTTCAAAGGCTATGTCGTTTACTGGGAGGGTCAGGCCGAACGCTGCATCCAATACAACGAAACAGCCATCGCCAAGCTTGCGGGCAAGACGAGTCCCTTTATAGGGGAAGCCGAGCTCATGCTGGGCCTTGCCCGATGCATGGCCGGGCAAACGGGACGAGCGATCCGGGATTTGAAGCGAAAAATCCAAGCGACCGATGCGTCGGAGGGGCAGTCCCTTTCGCGCCTGATCGCTGGTTTGGCCTTCATTCACCTGATTAGCGGCGATTTGCCCCAAGCCCGCCTGGAAGCCCGGCACCTCCAGCAAGTTGCCGAGGCTTTTAAAATGCGGCTCACCCTGGCGTGGA
This window of the Desulfobacteraceae bacterium genome carries:
- a CDS encoding secondary thiamine-phosphate synthase enzyme YjbQ → MKSYRKELWFNVPTRRAFINITADVQKCIDESGVSEGLALVNAMHITASVFINDDEPGLHHDYEVWLEKLAPHEPVAQYRHNVGEDNADAHMKRQVMGREVVVAVTRGRMDFGTWERIFYGEFDGRRRKRVLVKIIGE
- a CDS encoding LuxR C-terminal-related transcriptional regulator, producing MPLLQTKLYRPPIPADHVNRTRLKARLEKNLDRPVALVIAPAGYGKSTLVSYWLEDSARPSVWLSLDEADNDLHLFLSYVITAVHSIYPEALNETADLIDAPTLPPTPTLLVTFLNELDRIPSPFIVVLDDIHRIQNQLIYEFLNGLLQHPPRSLQLVLVGRRDPLLPIATLRAKGLLSEFRMWDLLFTPEETFELLQRMLGRQGTQAMAAEWTQKTEGWVTGLRLAALAMRGRNLSSQQLLQLQGNTRYVMDYLVSEVLDKQPPGIRRLLLNTAILHRFCAPLCEALDSTHGTTEMNGITGQAFIQFLRENNLFVIPLDTEDRWFRYHHLFGDFLERQLRTQRKPDDVVALNKAAGDWFASQGLITEAIEHALAAGDAEQAAQAVETHRDEAFIADRWFAVHRWLTMLPADIKQQRPKLLLTEAWIANLQHQMERVPLLLQKAEALMDNQTADPSLAGELAFFKGYVVYWEGQAERCIQYNETAIAKLAGKTSPFIGEAELMLGLARCMAGQTGRAIRDLKRKIQATDASEGQSLSRLIAGLAFIHLISGDLPQARLEARHLQQVAEAFKMRLTLAWSAYMCACAHLHAGEFEAAMGHFADAEAKRYALEPMAALDALVGLALTQQLKGLNHDARETVGRLATFIHELNAPQYGSILHSCEARIALLRGDVTSAIKITQMIHDAPLPGNLVMWLESPPITKARVLVAHGSPESLDSAARLLGDIRHQSEICRFTCQTIEVTVIESLLLERQGLTEEALTALEKVVILAVPLGWIRPFIEAGPSMVNLLMQLRTRKGVANPVEILLAALKAHAKMTIVQGENGPPADVKWPPTVSTVFQHLVEPLSHRELDVLELLAQRLQNKEIAARLGVSLSTIKTHLKNIYQKLDVNSRRTAVEKATALGIFSHR